GAACATGTAAGAAAGCACTTACGTTCATAAAGTTTGGACAAACACTGTAGATAAATTTCAATTCACTGAAACGTACCAATTTTAGAGTTGGAAAAGAACTTAGAAATGATGAGAAAAACGAGACCAAGGAGACGAGGTGACTTTACTAAAGTTATACAAAGAGGGGAGAACCCTGGTCTCCTGACTTCAAAGTCAGTGGTCTTCTCTCTACAATTACTGTTATTAGTTTTTCAAGCAACACTTGCATTTTGAGTCAAAATGTCATTTCAAGGGGCAAGAAATTGTTTGAGTGACAACGGGGGTATATTCCAGTGAATGCTGACAGTTGTAGAAGGGTCCTTCTCAACCTTTCTTCCCTTCCCCAGCACCCTCCCGTAAGCTGCTAAAGCAGTAACTGAAGTTATTCTTCCAGGTGATCTTCTTGTAACTCTCTGGGGTATTCCCCTCTCCCCATCTACCtcatgttttgctttttaacCAGCCCTTTTCTCCCACAACACACAAAATGAAAGCTCTTTcaagttattttgtttttaataacatgACAGTGATTCACAATATGAAAATTCCAATTTGTTCCCTTTAAAGGAAATGCTACCGTGATTCCCTAACACCAACAAGATCAAATGCTGAATTCCAAACAGCAAGGGTGGTAAACAAGGCTTGaaggctcacaggctgcagagctTGGTTACCCAAAGTCTCCAAGGGGTAGCAGACGGCAGAAGAGACACCAAATATGAAGGACTCTCAGAGGACAGGACGCGGTTGCTGGGTCATAAGCACCTTGAAGCGTTTCTTGATGGTGATTCGGTGTCGCGAGTATTTGTCGTCTGGGGAGAACCGAGCAGGATGGGCTGAACAGGTCtgttgtcccatagggtcaagCTTCTGCTCGAGGAGGAAACAGAGAACACGGTCTCAGGGGTGGAAAAATTCAATCACCGGCGCCATAAGAAAGATGGAGACTGGGATACGGTGCGGGCAGCGTGTAAAAGGCAAAATGAGATTCGGAGACCCGCGGGTCAGATTAAGAAGTCGCGCGCTCGTGCTTCTACCATACCTCGGGTCTGGGCTTTCCGGTTCCCCTCGCTCTGCTAGGCAACCCGGTGGCGAGTGTCAACACCTCCTTCCACCTCCATTTCTCGCCATACCCACTTACACCCTGTTTCTTCTCCTTACCTTCAGCGTATAGACCCGATCTCCCTCCTCGTTAAGATAATATTGGAGAAACATGACGACACTTAGGCCAGACACTCCAACTGCCTCTACAACCGCTTCTGCCACTCAGTCTGCCCCACTGCCACACGCCTTTGTCAATTTCCTTCCTCTTAAAGCCGGAAGTCTGTCTCAAGGCATGCCGGGAAATGTAGTCCACTGTTGACATCCTCTTCAACTGGCCAAAAGGGGGCGCGCTAGTGCAGGATCTGGCCTGGGGCTATAAGTTGCAACTTTGCAAACTTTCTAAAACACGTGCAGTGTGccaactgtgtgccaggcactgttaggCGTTAGAGGGGGGTGAGGATGGATGCAGGTTGGATACTGGTGAATAGAATCCTGCCTTTATCACTAGATGCACACCCGTTTCAGGAGTAGTGGGTTTCTAGTGCTTGGGGAAACAAGTGCTCTAGGATTCAGTGCCCCTTTATCTtaggggagaaagaagaaagttttcttccctcccctcttTTACATCCGGTTCCCCCGTCCCTTTTCAAAATATTGGCGGTAAAGAGTGCATGATGGGTATTCACTCTTCGGTAGAAAGAATGGAGCGTGAAGTTATTTTATGAAACTGGTGAAGTATGTTTTAGTGATCGAGACAAGATTCGAACTCGTCTCTTTACCGCAAATTCAGCGTTTTCTTATATGGTGAGTAGCTAATAATAGCATAATAAGATGCATCTCCTAGGGGTATTTCGAATTTTAAAAGAACGGAGAAATTCTCCTTATATGGCTGTAGCTTAAAGAAACGAAAACTGGAACCAAGATATTACAAAGACgatcattgcaacattatttaaAATGGCAAACACTTTGGAACACATATTAAGTTTATAACCAGAAAAATCTAaaagccttttttcttttgtaaaatatAGCTTGTATTTGTAGTTGCATAAAATATCTCTGCAAGAATTCACAAGAAACAGATAATATTGGTTTCCTCCGGGTTGGAGAACTAAGGGCCGGGAGGAAGACTTGTATAGTCTATTCTGCACAGTTTGACCTTTGAACCATGCTACTGTATTACTGTATTACCCATTTTAAACATGTActtaaagttattttttaaaataaaaaatatttaacagcAAAATAAATTAGCAAACAAAAATAAGGACTTGCTGATCTTGAGATTTTAGGTTACGTGGCAGTTTTTGATATAGTGAGGCTTTTCAGTAAAGGGCATCATTGGGAAGTCAGGGCCTGCTGTAGGCTGTAGAGCTTATGGAAGTGGGCTGTTTGGGGACTGCAGGACAACTTTCCAAGGAAACAGTATGCATAGGAACACCCTGGATCTTCTGAGATGATCCTAATTTCAAACATTTAGTTCCCTTGATCCGTAAGTTCACAAACTATGTGCTCTGAATTTGGTTTAGAAAATATCATCTTCATTGAATTCAGTCAAGGATCTACAGCCAACCTGCTATTAAGAAGTCAGTTACAGAACTGGGTGAGGTTGAAGGGCACAAAACTAAGTATGTTGAAGGACTGAAAGGGAACCGACTGGTAAAACTGCAGTGTTGGGAGTCTGAGAAAGAATTTACAAATTGTCCTGAAGAGGTGGATATGATTTGTTTTGTCAAACTCTAGTTTAGAGGGAATTCTTGGTATTGTCTACTTTACCAGAACTCTTTATGGGCTAGctcctcttctcccctcccccgcTGCGGAATGCCTTGAGCCCTAGATTCTAGTTCTGTTTTGATCCGATCTTTACCCTCCCCTCCTTGGATCCCTGTGTATCTACTGGAGCCAGGTTTCTCTCTGGGTGCTGGACCTgactgtcttattctggaagcttccAGACAGCCACAGTTAGTGCCCATACTTGAGGGGATGGCTTCAGATGGAGGTAAGTCTGCAGGGAGTATGGGGGAAAGGGGGGACTCCCTGCCACCAGCTCAGATCTTTGAGGATTCAAATTTGACACTTCACTTGGGGACAAGCCCTTGGGGAGGCTGGGGAAGGAGATTAGATGCTCAAGACTGGGGTTTGGGGAAGGAAAAGAGGCTCCTTGAAGGCCACTCAAGGCTCCTCAGAGAAAGTGTGCTGGGTATAGAGAAATGATGGCAGTTAGCAACTTGATTCTCTCAAAGAACAGAGGTGTGTGTAGTGGGGGTGGCACAGAAAGGACTTAAGGGGAAGGCCTAAGCTTCTGTGTCCTTCTCGTTAGGTAACTGGAGTCTGTCTAGGATTTGCCCTGAGAATTAAGCTGGGGCCACTCTGGATCTTATGAGGAGAGTGGGCCGGGGAATGGGGGGGCAGTGAGGGGTAACCTTAGCCAAAACTGTTCAGTGGGGTTGCCAGTTGCTGAGTTTGCAGAGAAATGTCCTCCTGAAAGCTGGTCTGGAAAGTACTGTAACTACCCCTGCTCAAAAGCCTCATGGCTCTTTCCAGCCCCAGAGATGGTTTCTCTTTCTATTCAGCAAgcagttttcctggattcatcagGGCTGAGAAGGGAGGTAACTCCAACTGGGTTGACAGCTGGGGCTTCCCTGAGATGCTCTGAGTTGTTTTTACCTCAGGAACTCAGACTTTCAGACCTATTTCATTTTGGCCAGCACTTTGTGGCATACTCCTGGCCCTCTGCTGTATGGTTGAGGTGACGAGTTTGCTCCTATTCCATGTTTCCTTGGCCACAAAGTGGAAGCTGAGAGTTGTCAGTTTGACAACTGTTGCCATGGAATGTTCTTTATAAGAGGGGGAGGACAGTAGCATGAAATTAGGCAGATTATCTTCTATTATTGTTATTGAAAGTTCTGGGAGACACACATCCTGAGTAAGTACACATCTTGTGTATTGGTCCCCTTGACTAGCGTCGACATGAGCTCCTTGTGAGCAGGAACTCTGTTCCAGGCTTCATGGTCCTTCCCTTTGCACACGGTTCGGTCTTAGTGGGCCCTAAATTTCTAGGTTATTAGGAGCTCAAAGCAGAAGAACCACAGACAGTGTCCTTTGCCAAATTTTAACTTTCCCAGCAGTTACTTAGAGCTCCCTCCCTATtcctccaggaaaccctggtggtgtagtgattatgcgctacagctgctaaccaaaaggttggcagttcgaatcccccagggttcatcggaaaccctatggggcagttctactctatcttatagacTCGCTATTAGtcgggaatcgactcaatggctgcgggtttggtttggttctatactcctcccccccccccccattttctcTCTAATCATTCTTAATTTATATAACAAAATTTCTGGGAACCAAATATCTAGTCCACACCACCTCTCCTGGTAACAGCACTTCTGTGAGTGGTGGCAGggaccacagagcagctgggagcAGGGCTCAGGTTTGAATCTCTGCTTGGAATGGAGGGGAATAGCAGATGTACATGTATGCTGGGTGGGATGTGTATGGGGTGTAAGCTTCATGGGTCCAAGGGTCCTTGCTCCTGCTAGTCGATTGCATCTTTCTTCTTCTGTGTTTTAGGTTAGGAAAGAGAGGGGAGATTTATAAGGTAAAAGGAAGACTGAGGAGGAGATAGGGCTAATAATCTTTTTGAAACTGCCTCCTTAAGGGCCCTGTGGGTACCTGGAGAAGGGGCAGAACCTCTCTAGACTAGGTCTCTTACACGCTTGTGAGCCTACTCTGGGCTGTTTCCTCTGCAGAGCTGGTGTCAACCCTGTTCCATGTCTTGGCAAACAGCCTATGGGGCTGGCAAGGAGGTCACAGGCAGTGATGGCCTGGGCTTGTCTCTTCGTGGCCAATAAGGGTCTCCATGTCTTTTTGGAAAGGGAACAATTTCTCTAGTGTA
The window above is part of the Loxodonta africana isolate mLoxAfr1 chromosome 10, mLoxAfr1.hap2, whole genome shotgun sequence genome. Proteins encoded here:
- the NOP10 gene encoding H/ACA ribonucleoprotein complex subunit 3; translation: MFLQYYLNEEGDRVYTLKKLDPMGQQTCSAHPARFSPDDKYSRHRITIKKRFKVLMTQQPRPVL